In Calypte anna isolate BGI_N300 chromosome 33, bCalAnn1_v1.p, whole genome shotgun sequence, a single genomic region encodes these proteins:
- the STAT2 gene encoding signal transducer and activator of transcription 2 isoform X4 — protein sequence MAQWQEVQALPNARLKQIDQLYSMAALPMVVRQCLAAWIENQNWRQAAEPCSSHALMLFHSLLALLGEHLGSPGLGDEDFMLKHNLRKARRDLQEKFQKCPEDFANLVANLLQEEQRILRLEQARGQGDAAPAPSTPPQSDRQQQIQRRLAEFNTALQEAERAFRHLEDLQDSFDFCYKVYFQPGQARTSDPQYAQQIQSLQAKLQILDRQRQEVLAQMQQLLGRSETLLDFLQKELEAWKQRQKRSCLGAPTDTCLRPLETWFTELGQGLFQLLQLLRALGDLRQKVTYERDPLKEKTPHLEQRLRELLTYLLQSAFVVEQQPCMPNPCKRPLVLRTASKFSARARLLVRLHDRNHHMEAKIHIDRDPPKIKGFRRFNILTSSSKTLLAGDSPQDGLTLKEQKDSRSGKSSKGASEGPLVVTEELHLITFTLAYAYCGLELELETSTLPFIIISNNNQLSSAWASILWFNMFSCEPKQEQSFFSAPPPAPWPQLAEVLSWQFESVAERGLDQNHLLMLAKKLFGSKPSPKSTVSWHKFSKDSASGFSFWAWLDGTLGLLQEHLKQLWKDGLILGFVSRKQTEKLLKGKRTGTFLLRFSETVMGGITCSWVEHPESGPPAFPAVAPYTAAELASLALPDIIRDYQVLVEENIPENPLQFLYPDTPRDEAFGPYYSQRQDGNLTEQKYLKQRLIRVSSRQPNESWQTEEELEAATENLETLQLQPGELGTQQPGGLGMVQVTSGNQGMLQVVATSPGMLQPEGLGMLQTGDLRTLQTGSQDLEPPQPPQVGLGVSKVLQPGTGEQLVLHVVPNSQEMMQVGPGGLGTPKVLTSGLGMLQPALGTMEPPVVSQEQGTLQLESLPQGQEVLPSLEPHLGILEALEVVELMPNMDREQEELCPRLASNAALLDARDPFLPQPEDVALSPVSSLFTTDFPSLHIDDSDFQ from the exons atgGCCCAGTGGCAGGAGGTGCAGGCTCTGCCCAACGCCCGCCTGAAGCAGATTGACCAGCTCTACTCCATGGCTGCTCTGCCCATGGTTGTGCGACAGTGCCTGGCAGCCTGGATCGAGAACCAGAACTG GCGCCAGGCGGCTGAGCCGTGCTCCTCCCATGCCCTGATGCTTTTCCACTCcttgctggcactgctgggagagCACCTGGGCAGCCCGGGGTTGGGGGACGAGGACTTCATGCTGAAGCACAACCTGCGCAAGGCCCGGCGTGACCTCCAG GAGAAGTTCCAGAAGTGCCCGGAGGACTTTGCCAACCTGGTAGCCaacctgctgcaggaggagcagcgGATCCTGCGTCTGGAGCAGGCAAGGGGACAG GGGGAtgctgccccagcacccagcacacccCCACAGAGCGATCGGCAGCAGCAGATCCAGCGGCGCTTGGCTGAGTTCAACACAGCCCTGCAG gaggcTGAACGGGCTTTCCGGCACCTGGAGGACCTGCAGGATTCCTTTGACTTCTGCTACAAGGTGTACTTCCAGCCAG GCCAGGCCAGGACCAGCGACCCCCAGTATGCCCAGCAGATCCAGTCTCTCCAGGCCAAGCTGCAGATCCTGGACAGGCAGCGTCAG GAGGTGTTGGCACagatgcagcagctcctgggacgCAGCGAGACCCTGCTGGACTTTCTGCAGAAGGAACTGGAGGCCTGGAAGCAGCGGCAAAAACGGAGCTGCTTGGGAGCTCCCACCGACACCTGCCTGCGCCCACTGGAGACCTG GTTCACAGAGCTCGGCCAGGGgctcttccagctgctgcagctgctgcgGGCGCTGGGGGACCTGCGTCAGAAGGTGACCTACGAGAGGGACCCTCTGAAGGAAAAGACCCCTCACCTGGAGCAGCGGCTGCGGGAGCTGCTCACCTACCTGCTGCAGAG TGCCTTCGTGGtggagcagcagccctgcatgCCCAACCCCTGCAAGCGGCCGCTGGTCCTGCGCACCGCCAGCAAGTTCTCGGCCCGCGCCCGCCTGCTCGTCCGCCTGCACGACCGCAACCACCACATGGAGGCCAAAATCCACATCGACAG ggACCCCCCCAAGATAAAAGG GTTTCGCAGGTTCAACATCCTGACGTCAAGCAGCAAAACCCTCCTGGCAGGGGACAGCCCACAGGATGGGCTG ACACTGAAGGAGCAGAAGGACAGCAGGTCAGGCAAGAGCAGCAAAGGCGCCAGCGAG GGCCCCCTGGTTGTGACGGAGGAGCTGCACCTCATCACCTTCACGCTGGCGTATGCCTACtgtgggctggagctggagctggag ACCTCCACACTGCCCTTCATCATCATCTCCAACAACAACCAGCTCTCCAGTGCCTGGGCCTCCATCCTCTGGTTCAATATGTTCAGCTGCGAGCCTAAG CAGGAGCAATCGTTCTTCTCCGCGCCGCCCCCGGCGCCCTGGCCGCAGTTGGCCGAGGTGCTGAGCTGGCAGTTTGAGAGCGTGGCCGAGCGGGGCCTGGACCAGAACCACCTCCTCATGCTGGCAAAGAAGCTCTTTG GTTCAAAGCCATCTCCAAAGAGCACTGTGTCCTGGCACAAGTTCTCCAAG GACAGTGCCTCTGGCTTCTCCTTCTGGGCTTGGCTGGATGGGaccctggggctgctccaggagCACCTCAAGCAGCTCTGGAAGGATGG GCTCATCCTGGGCTTCGTGAGCCGGAAGCAAACGGAGAAACTGCTGAAGGGGAAGCGGACGGGGACGTTCCTGCTCCGGTTCAGCGAGACCGTCATGGGGGGGATCACCTGCAGCTGGGTGGAGCACCCCGAGAGCG ggCCCCCCGCATTCCCGGCGGTCGCTCCCTACACCGCGGCTGAGCTGGCGTCCCTGGCACTGCCCGACATCATCCGTGACTACCAAGTGCTGGTGGAGGAGAACATCCCCGAGAACCCCCTCCAGTTCCTGTACCCCGACACCCCCCGTGACGAGGCCTTTGGGCCCTACTACAGCCAGCGGCAGGACG ggaaCCTGACAGAGCAGAAGTACCTGAAGCAGCGCCTCATCCGTGTGTCCTCCAG gcagccaAATGAGTCCTGGCAGACAGAAGAGGAGTTGGAGGCTGCCACAGAAAACCTGGAGACGCTGCAGCTAcagcctggggagctggggacacaACAGCCTGGTGGCCTGGGGATGGTGCAGGTCACATCTGGGAACCAAGGGATGCTGCAGGTGGTGGCCAccagcccagggatgctgcagcctgAGGGCTTGGGGATGCTGCAGACTGGGGACCTGAGGACACTGCAAACAGGTTCCCAAGACCTGGAGCCACCACAGCCACCTCAGGTGGGATTAGGGGTCTCAAaagtgctgcagccagggactggggagcagctggtgcTGCATGTGGTCCCCAACAGCCAGGAGATGATGCAGGTGGGAccaggggggttggggacaccGAAGGTGCTAACCAgtgggctggggatgctgcagccagcactggggACCATGGAACCACCGGTAGTCTCCCAGGAGCAGGGGACATTGCAACTGGAGTCACTGCCCCAGGGGCAGGAGGTGTTGCCATCACTGGAGCCACACTTGGGGATACTGGAGGCACTGGAGGTGGTGGAGCTGATGCCCAACAtggacagggagcaggaggagctgtgcccCAGGCTGGCCA GCAATGCTGCACTCCTGGATGCCCGGGACCCTTTCCTGCCACAGCCCGAGGACGTGGCCCTGTCCCCCGTCAGCTCCCTCTTCACCACCGACTTCCCCTCACTCCACATCGACGACAGTGACTTCCAGTGA